GTACGTTTGATACAACCAAGAAAAAGGCAGAGAAAAAATGGAACGATTTACTCGGAATCATCGAGGTTGAAGGGGCATCAGAAGATCAGCTTACAACACTGTATTCCAACATGTATCGATTATTCCTGTATCCTAATTCAGGGTTTGAAAATACAGGAACGGTTGACAATCCCGAATACAAACATGTCAGCCAATTAGCCCTTAACCCGTGTTCAACTAGTACACCAACAAAAACCTGTGCACCGATAGAGGATGGAAAATTTTATGTCAACAATGGCTTTTGGGATACCTATCGTACAACATGGCCAGCATATTCACTCCTAACCCCTGAAAAAACCGGAGAAATGATCGATGGCTTCGTGCAGCAATATAAGGACGGCGGCTGGATTTCCAGATGGTCATCACCGGGATATGCCAATTTAATGGTGGGAACAAGTGCAAATATTGCTTTTGCTGACGCCTATCTGAAAGGTGTTACAAATTTTGACGTAGAAAGTTTTTATCAATCAGCTGTAAAAGATGCATCCGTTGCACCGCCAAATGATAATGTTGGCAGAAAAGGGATGGAAACCTCCATTTTTGATGGCTATACAAATACATCAACAGGTGAAGGTATGTCATGGGCACTTGATGGCTATATCAATGATTTTGGCATAGCCCAATTAGCAAAAGCACTTGATCAGGAGGAAGATTATCAATACTTTTTAAGCCGGACCCAAAATTATGATAGAATGTTCAACCCCAACATTGGATTTTTTAATGGGAAGAAACCGTCTGGCGAATGGCGTTCGTCACCAGATTCATTTAATCCTGCTGAATGGGGGCATGATTATACCGAAACGAATGCCTGGAATATGGCCTTCCATGCACCCCAGGATGGACAAGGACTAGCCAACCTCTACGGCGGAAAGAAAGGCTTGGAGGACAAGTTGGATGAATTCTTCAGTACTCCGGAAAAGGCTGCCTATCCGGGAAGCTACGGCGGACTCATCCACGAAATGCGCGAGGCAAGGGATGTCAGAATGGGCATGTATGGGCACAGTAACCAGCCAGCCCATCACATTATTTATATGTATAATTATGCTGGCACACCTTGGAAGACCCAGGAAAAAGTACGTGAGGTTTTGGATAGATTATATATTGGAAGCGAGATTGGTCAAGGATACGCAGGTGATGAAGATAATGGCGAAATGTCCGCCTGGTATATTTTCAGTGCGCTTGGATTTTATCCGCTCAAAATGGGAAGCTCGGAATATGCAATAGGAGCGCCACTGTTTAAGAAAGCAACCATCCATTTGGAAAATGGCAAAGATATTGTGATCAATGCGCCCAATAACAGTAAGGAAAATAAATATGTTCAAAGTTTAAAAGTGAATGGTAAAAGCTATACGAAAAATTATATCAAACATGAAGACCTGGCAGACGGAGCAACATTAGACTTTGAAATGGGACCGGAACCGTCTGAGTGGGGCAGCGATCTAACGGATTTGCCAGAATCGATTACACCAGCAGCAACCGATGGATTATCTGCCTCCGCCTCCCTGCATGATTTTACCGATCAAGCAGAAGGTACTGCTACAGGAAGTGATAAGGAGAATGTTAAGCAACTATTTGATAATACATCAGAAACTCAGGTGAATTTTGATCATAAAAAACCTTGGATTCACTATCACTTTAATAAGAAAAGAAAGGTAAAGATGTATACGTTAACTTCCAGTGACAATTCGGATCCAACTGCCCAGGTGAGCTGGGTGTTAAAAGGTTCCAACGACGGTGAAAATTGGAGCGTCTTGGATGAGCGGGATAATGAATCGTTCAAATGGCAGCAATATACACGAGCATTTGAGATTGAAAATCCCGAATCCTATTCATTCTACCGGTTAGAGGTAACCGGCAGTCAATCCGTATCCTTATCGGAATTAGAATTTCTTGGTTTGGAAGAACCGCCAGCGGGAATGTCTGCCGGTATAAAGCGTGTAGTTCAACGTTTAAATAATGAAGGCGATCTGAAATCAGCAGCCGTTCATGCCTTGGAATTGCACCTGACCGCAGTAGAACAGTTTGAAAAACGAGGGAAAGCACAGAAAGTAGTGAAACACATGAAAGGCTTCAAGCAACTATTAAAGCATCAACATAAATCAGGTTTACTGTCTGATGATGCCTATCACATGCTTAAAGATAATGCGGATTATATGATCAAACTTTGGCAGTAACGGATAAAATTATAGAATGATAGACTGTGATTGTCTGCTCACATTTTTCTCCTTGAAAGGTTGAAAAATGTGCAATCGAAGGGAGTAAACAGGAGAGCGCAAATGGTGCTCTCCTGTTTTTTAAGTGTTTGTTAAGGAATATAGTTAATAAAGGCGTTAACGTCATGCAAATTAATTCAAGATCCGCCATTTCCAAGATTTACTCCCATTTCTTTATTAATTGATCAGCATCCACCTTCAGAGCGTTATAAGCCTTCAGGGATATCAAATCCGTTTTTTTCTGGTGGTTAAGCAGAAGTCTAAATCCTTTCATGTGCTTGACTACCTTTTCAGCAAATCCTTGTTCTTCGAATCGGTTAACTGCGGACAGATGAACCTTTAAGGCACGAGCAGCACCATGATTGGTAAATTCTCCTTCTGCTTCAAACCGGTCGACTAGCGCTTTCATTTCAGATGCACTGTTTAATTGATGTGGGTTAGATTTTACCCACGCAGCTATATCGCGAATAACATATTCAGGGATATTAGCTGGGATAAGATATTCTTCCGGGGTGCTCATTCCTTCTTCACCTTCCGTGAAAAAATGGTTGAGCTTCGGATAGAGCTGATATTCTACATTGTTACGATGGGAAAGTTCTCTTCTCCAAATGGGAATTTCACTGTCCGCTTGTACCTGATAATCCTCCTCACCCTGAATAATCAGCAGCGGTTTGGTTTGTTCGCTTGCCATCTCAGCAGCTTTAATATCATTTATTGAATCCCAAAACATGGACTGACCTAGTTGAAAACCTGCTGGAGGATTTTCCCCGGAGAAATCGGGATCATTTAACAGTTCATACTGCCCTTTCAAAAACTCATATAGTTCAAGCGGCATCCGATCGATTGAAAATAAATAATCCAGTTGATCGAGAACTACGTCTTGGATTGTTCTTGCAGGACCGGCCATGACGATCGCACCTTCGATATTGTCCCTTTTGTCTTTATTGATAATTTGCGGAACCATCATCCCCCCTTGGCTGTGTCCAAGGATAAAAATTTGATCATTGTCTATTCTTTTCTGCTGTTCAAGCAAATTAGACGCAAGTACAGCATCATCGGTTGTTTCTTTATCCACGGTGTGATTGGGGTCTGCCGTTGTTTTCAATGTATGTTCGAAAGTTCGTTTATTATACCTTAAAACGGCAATCCCCTTTGAGGCAAGACCGTGTGCCAAATCACGGAATGGCTTTAATGCATACGCCCTTTCATCACGATCAGATGCACCTGATCCCTGAACGAGAACTACTGCTGGAAAAGGACCCTCTCCTTTTGGAATAGATAATGTCCCAGGCAGGGCAAATGTTCCTTTTCCAACCACTACTTCTTTTTCAGTGAAGGTATCCGGGTTGCTATATAAAGGATCCCCTGCAACTTCACCCTTCTGTACAGTCGCAAGTATATCATCTACGTTTCCCGACGGATCAAGCCTGATGATCATTGGAACCGTGGCTTGTTCGAACTTTAGTCCAAGTTCAACGTTTGTATGTACTTGATTGGATCCCTTTACCTTTGCTGAACTAAATCCAATGAATGAACCCGAATTTATTTGTTGGATGTATGTACTCCGGTACATTTCCAACCACTGTTCCGTAATCCTTTTCTTAAAATCACTAGAGGTTAACTTCAAGGCGTGGTGATAGTTGCCCGCGTGCATATCCTGGATTAATTGAATCGCATTCTGGATGAAACGATTTTTAAATCTATCCGTATCAATGACCTGACCGTTCCCTGACGGGTTTATACTGTTCTTACGTATATTGTTTAGTAGATTGAATCCAAGCGAATTAGCACCTTCCTGCTTGGTCAAAAGTTGATTCGCTGCATGGTTTGGTGGATAAACCGCTTCACTTCCTAATGCAATCGTTGGCATACTTAGGGTAAGTAGTATAACCCCTACGATCAGAAACCCTTTTCCTATTATGCTTTTCAACAAAATTCCCCCTTATTGATCTATTAATTAATGGCTCTATCTAAATCTACGTTTAGGTATACAGAAGGTTTCAACTATTTTGATTAAAAATAAATGTTCAATTAAATCGTTTTCATTTGATGGAAGAGTTCTGGGGAAAGATATATTTCCACTTCTAATACCATCTTTGTATATATCCCGACTACATACAATATGAGTGAATAGCTTTCTCAAAGAATGTAAATAACATTAATTTCCTGCATTACTCATTCAGTTCTCTTGTCACCAACACAATATTCTCAATAGGCCCGATCGTATTCTGCAATACAGGGCGCTGATCTTTGCTCCAGAACAGCACCCCTTTTGTAGAACTAGTTTATATGAATTATACTTTTTTCGGAAAAACAATTCTTTTATATAAATGAACTGTAATAAGATAATAGGCCGTATAAACGAATAGAAAAATAACAATAGGCAGCCAGATGCGGTAATATGGATCGATTAAGACATATCCAAACATGTTCATTCCAATCAATACATGCAGCATACCTATAATAGCTGGTGCCAAAAATACAATGAACAACTCTTTATAGATGGACTTGGTTAATAATTCACGACTAACGCCAATTTTTCTAAGCATTTCATACCGATTAATATCTGTTGTTGCGCCAGATAGAATTTTAAACATTAAACTACTTGCCATCATTGCCAAGAAAGCAATCCCCAAGAATAAACCCATAAATACAGTTCCACTAGCATCAGCATAGAAGTTTTTGTATATTTTATACTTACTTAGAATATCATCAGCTTTACCATCCTTATATTTCTCTGACTCCAATTCATCAAGCTTCTTCCATTCTGTTGTATGTGCAACAAAATCATCTGTTTTTCCAATAAATATGGTACCTGTTTTCCCCTTTAACTCATGATACATTTTTAGATTGATAATTTTCATTGGCTTATTTAGATCATCTAAATAGATAGAGTGCATATTTATTAAAGCAGTTTCCCATTCTTCTGGGATTGACTTCGTATTTTGATTGATTTCTTGACGACCATAATCCGAAATAGCATTTACCGGAAGATCTCCCCTAACACGCCTTGGTTTATCACCATTCCCAGCATGGATTAGTGGCGGGTTTTTTTCCAAATCTTCCTTGACATAATAAACAAATGTATCATCAACCTTATAACGATATTCGCTTTTCTCTTTAAATGGAATACCATCCAAGATTTCCATTTCTTCGGTGGTCGGATTGTTTATAGTGGTATCATATATTTCAAAACTGTCCGTGGATTTCATCACATTATTTTTATAGGCTAAGCCACCTGAAATAGCTCCTGATCCAAGTGCGATTAACATCGCTACTGTAGCTAATACTTTTGTTAAACTGTTGATTCGGAAATTTAATTGGGAAAATGTAAAAGCATTAAGACCTTTTTCGTTGCGTGTTTTATTCGCTTTTAGCCTTTTAACAAATAGTGGGAAAAATGCCTCAAAGAACAAATACGTTCCAGCCGTTGTTGTAAGCATGGCTATCACGATTCCAGCTTCCTTTAACTTATCAAAATAGAACATGGATAGATAGCCAATTCCTAACAATATGAGTGAAAGAAGCGCAACTATACCAGTCATTTTTCCTTCAATAATGATAGAATCAGCGTGAGTATCCCCATGAACAAGGTCCAGAATGGAAGTCCGTAATAATGTAAGACTATTCATCATGGCGGTCAATATAAATAACAAACAGAAGAAAATACACGTAACCGAAATCGATGGTACATACAATGCCTGATAACCCTCGGCAGTAAAATCAAGCTGCTTCATAAGCAACTTGCCAATTACTTGTGCAAGCCCTGTTCCAGCTAAAATCCCAATCAAGAGAGATGTTGCTCCGATAATGATTGTTTCTAAAAACATAAGGCGTATAACCTTATGTTTCTTTGCTCCGAGCGTCATATACATTCCAAATTCTTTTCGCCTAAGAGAAAGCAAGAAAGAATTCGCATAGAACATATAGAAGAATGTAATAATGGCAAGCAGGACAGAACCTGTTTGGAAAATGAATCCGATTGAATTAGTCGTTGCATTTGCTTCAAGAAATGCTTTATTTAAAGCTAATGTTTGAAACATATAAAATATAGCAATAGACATAACCAGACCAATCAGTAAAACAATATAATCTTTTAGCTTACTTTTTAGTCCTGATATGGAAAGTTTAACTAACATCATAAACCTCCCTGTGTTTCTGTACCTAAGTCTGCAAGCACATCTAGAATTTCTTTATGAAACACTTCGCGTGTACTGTTGCGGTGAATTTCCCTGTATATTTCTCCGTCACGTATAAATAAAATACGTCGGCAATAACTTGCACTAATTGGATCATGGGTAACCATTAAAATGGATACATCTTGTTCTTCATTTAAACCCTTCATGGAATTTAAAAGGCCTGTGGCGTTTTTTGAATCAAGCGCTCCAGTTGGCTCGTCCGCTAAAATAACGGCTGGCTCATGAACAATAGCGCGTGCTGCAGCTGTACGTTGTTTTTGCCCACCAGAAACCTTTGATGGATATTTTGCAAGAATGGCTTTAATACCTAACATATCGGCTACTTTTTCAACCCTTGGGCCAATCTTTTTAGAAGGGATGTCTTGAAGGGAAAGTGGCAGTGCAATGTTTTCGTAAATGGTTAAATTCTCAAGTAAGTTAAAGTCTTGAAAAATAAAACCCAACTTTTGGGAGCGAAAGTTAGCTAGTTCACTTTGTCTCATTTTCGTAATATCTAAGCCAGCAATTTCAACCGTGCCATTTGACGGTTGATCCAGTGTTGAAATGACATTTAATAATGTTGTTTTTCCAGAACCAGATGCTCCCATAATTCCAACAAATTCACCATCTTGAATGGAGAAGGATAATCCTTTTAATGCATGTGATTGGTTTTCGCCTTTTTTACCATATATTTTTTGTATATTTTCAACCTGAACTACGGACTTCTTCATCCTATTTCTACCTCCACCCTAGTGTTTTTCTAAGCTATTTGTTACGCTTTAGCTCTTTTATCGCCTTTTCAGGAACGTTCTCTTCCGTTACTTTCTCATACTCATAAACATAAGTTCCTTTAACGTGTACCTTCAAGTAGGTATTTTCGGGAAAATCCTTAACGCTTGCCGTTACTTTAATTTCCTCTACCTCCCCCGATTCATCAACCCCATCTAGCCTAAACATATATCTGTGTTCGAAGTCGGGATCAGTTTCTCCTTCTTTATTTATAAGTGCGTATACATCCTTTTCTTGAATAAACGGATTAAATCTATCCCGGATATCCTCACCAATCAGGGATAATGCACCAATAACAAGAACAAGCCCTACAAGTATTCCAATCAGTATTCTTTTCAGCTTCTTTTTCATCTTTATTTTCACCTTTCCTTTATCCACTTTAATTTTTTGGCTTTTCCAATGAAGCAATCTGGAATAATTCAAGTATAAGATGCAATTCTTAATTAAAAACGGGATAACTTCTTAACTTTTTCTTAATAAGCTAAAAAAGACTAAAAAAAAGAACCCTTGTACTTTAAGGGTCCTTAAGAATGTAATTTCACTATTATTGGAAACAATTATTTTTCAGACGACATTGGCAATACTATAATAAAATGAACAACTCCATTACTATATTCTGCTTTAATCCCTCCTCCATGCAGCTCCACAATGCTCTTTGCGATTGCAAGACCAAGCCCGGAGCCTCCTGTTACCTTGCTTCTCGAATCATCTTTTTTATAAAAACGCTCAAATAAGTTTTCTAACTCCTCTTTCGTAAATTCGTCACTTTGATTTGCGATGGATATTTCAAGCTGATCTTGATATTTCCTGAGGGAAACCTGAATATCCCCGTTATCTTTGCTGTAGTTAATAGCATTCATTAGTAAATTTTCAAATAGTCGTACCGTTTGTTCTGAATCAACAAAAGCATATAATGGTTCATCAGGAAACCTTTTCACAATTGACAAGCCACGTTTTTCCGCTTGTGGTGTGATTTCGTCAATCAGTTGGTCAAGGAATTTATTTATGCATACATCCTGTCGATCTAGGATGAGATTCCCATCTGTTAGCTTTGTGTATGCAAACAAATCCTCAATTAAGGTTTCCAATTGTTCCGATTTTGAAAAAGCAATCTTAACATATTCATTACGTTGTTCTTCATTTTCAAATTTCCCATCGAGTAGCAAGCGCAAGTAACCCAAAATGGATGTCAATGGCGTTCTTAAATCATGTGATACATTGGTAATCAATTCATTTTTTTGCCTTTCCACCTGACGTTCCTTTTCCATTTGAATCATAAGGTCTTCTGCCATATAATTGATGTTTTCCGTTAATAAGGCGATTTCATCCTGCCCCTGTTGCTCAATCCGATAAGCTAAATTACCTTTTGCAATCTCGTTTACACCTTGTGCCATCGCTTCAATCTGTTTCATCTTTCGCTTCGTTAAATAATAGAAAGAAAAAATAAAAACAAAAATCCCAATAAAAAATGGAAACGGACCTTCTTTCGTTTGATACGTTACAGTGCCCTCTGGAATTCCGCTTACAAACATATATAAATTCTTGCTATTTATCGTGAGTGGATAAAACGTAATAAATTCCTTACGAGTACCACTTAATTGTTCTTCCCCACTTGTATAGGATGGTTGGTTTATAGCAAAAGACATCACATTACCAATGGTCTCATGCAGATTTATTTGAACTTCCTGTGCTTGTTCTGTTTTGTACAGAACTTTCCCAGTCTTATCCGTAACCAGCACTTTTAAAGCATTGAGACCTCGCCCGGAAACTGCATTTTGTTCGTTTATAAATTTCTTAATGGCTTCTATTGTATTTTCTTTTTCTATTGTTTCTGCTGCTAACTGTGCCTGCCAATTAATGCTTTCCATACCCCAGCTGTAATCAATGGTAGCCACCTTATTTATATTTTCAAAAATTGGTACTACCATTCTCGATACGAAAAATCCTAATAACGCGCATACAATAAATGCAGCAATTAACTGAATGCGAATACTTCGTCTTATACTAGTTATCAGTTTTTCAGTAAACCATTTTATAAAATTCATGGGATTAATTTTCTTTTTCAATTTTATATCCCACTCCCCAAACCGTTTTAATAAACATAGGTTTTCTTGGGTTTTCTTCTATTTTTTCGCGGACTTTCCGAATATGCACCATTACTGTGTTATCCGATTGAAAAGACTGTTCTTTCCAAACCTTTTCGTAAATTTTTTCCGCACTAAATACAATACCACGATTCCGAGAAAGAAGTTCCAGAATAGAAAATTCTCGTGGTGTTAACTTTATTTCTTTACCTTCTACTGTTACTTCATGTGTCGACACATTTATTAGCATCCCTCCAATTTCAATTTCACTTTCATTTTGAACCATGCCGCTACTCATTCTCATATACCTGCGAAGCTGTGATTTAATTCTGGCTACCAGTTCCAATGGATTAAAAGGTTTCGTTATATAGTCATCTGCCCCTGTTGTTAATCCCATTATTTTATCCATATCTTGTGTCTTTGCGGATAACATAATTATTGGCATTTCAGCTATTTCTCTTACTTTAATACACATATCCATACCATTTATTTTAGGCATCATAATATCAAGTACAATTAAATGTACTTGATTATCTTTCAAAATATCTAGACCTTCTTCACCATTGCCAGCTTCTATCACGTTATATCCTTCATTCTTTAAATAGATGGAAATGAGATCCCTTATTTCCTTTTCATCATCTATTACAAGAATTGTTTCTTTACTCATAAGAAATCCTCCAATTATCAAAAAGTTATTCCCTTAATTGTAATAGTATAAATGGGATTTCTTAAAAAATAGATGCGGAAGTTCTTAACTATTTCTTAAGATAATTAATAATGTTGCGCATAAATTATTTTTATATTCTATGCTTCCTCCACAATCTGGACCAGTTTGCAGAACTTAAGTATTCCAGCAAATCAACACAATTGTATCAAACCTTAAACCCTTATAACACTGTCTCCCAAGTTTCAAGCATATTTTATTACGAGAAACTGACCCTAGGAAAGGATTAATCTATGTGCACATCTAGCACATTATCCAATTTTATTTCCGTTTGATCTTCATTATTTAATTTCAACTTAATCTGATCAATTTTCATCAGCTTTCCTTTGATAGTCAGGTAGTCGCGTCCACTGTAATGCTTAATCTCAACCGTTAAATTATTGTGAATAGCGCACTGCAGTTTCATGCCGATTTCTTCTTTTTGCTGTTCATCTAACATTGGCTTTTCCTTGTATTCTTCCTCTTTCCAGTACTCATTTAACATGTTGATATGCTCTGGTAACATCATTGCAGTCCACTTTATTGTACCTCTGTCATTCACACTCATTTTTATGCCCCCATTCGTTTTCTAACCGGTCCAACCGATAAAATATTATCCAATTTAAAAGTTCGAATAGCCCTTTTCGTGTAACAGTAAGCCATAATCTTGTCATCGTTAATTTTGTACACCTGAACAACCCTTTGCGACGCCAGGTTATTTTTGTCCAGATAAATCAATTCCATTTTTTCTTTATGCTGAATGGCTCGTAAAAGCATATTTTTCATGAAATAACCTCCAGTACAGAACATTCGTTCTAATTATATCACGAAATACGAACATATATGCGTGTTTCTGACTAGAAATTTATTCCTTATGGAGCCGTCATTGGCGTTTTTTCCCAAGCGAAGACTACTGACGCTGATAGTAACAAATCTTCTAAATTTTCCCTTGACATTCAGAATCTACAGTTGTATGATTATGACTAATCTGAAAAGTGAATAGTATATTTCTTATCCAGAGAGGTGGAGGGACTGGCCCTTTGAAACCTCAGCAACAGACTTTTGTACTGTGCTAATTCCAGAAGCAACATGCTTGGAGATAAGAAGAGAAACCGGTCACATTCCAAACCCTCTTCTTATTTTGTAAGAAGGGGGTTTTTACGTACATAAGAAAAGCGGTAGCAATCGATTAAAAACATGCAAGTCCACTAGTTTTATTGCCCGAAATTAATAAAAAACACACGGAAAGAAGGAATGGAAAATGGCAATCACTTTAACAAAAGCACCATTCAAAGCAGATCAAGTAGGAAGCCTATTGCGACCTGAAAGCATACACCATGCTAGAAAAGAATTTAAAGAAGGAACCATTACTGCTGAACAATTACGTGATACAGAAACGAAGGAAATTAAGCGGATTGTTGATAAACAAATTGAAATTGGCTTGCAAGCAGTAACAGATGGTGAGTTTAGACGGCGATTTTGGCACACAGATTTCTTGGAACATCTGAACGGGATTGAAGGATATGTCCCTGAGGTCGGCTATATTTTCCACGGGAATGAAGAAACAGAAAAATATAATGTTCGCAATACGGGCAAGGTTTCCTTTAATCCTGACCATCCATTTATCAAGGATTTTATTGAATTTAATGCAATTGTTGATGGTCGTGCAGTTGCGAAACAAACAATTCCTAGCCCAAACCAGCTTTTTAATGTGGGGATCATTGACGAGACTATTTATCCCGATATTGAAGAATATGCCGATGATGTTATCCAAACATACCGTGATGCAATCCAAGCTTTTTATAAAGCGGGGGTGCGCTATTTACAATTTGATGATGTTTATATTGCTGGGCTTTCTTCACCAGATATTCCATTTAACGAGGGGAAATATTCAAGGCAAGAACTAATTGATTTGGCACTGCGCGTTATTAATGGTGTATTGGATGGTAAACCAGCGGATTTAGTCGTGACGACACACTTATGCCGTGGAAACTATCGATCCAATTGGGCATTTGAAGGAAGTTATGACTTAATCGCCCCAACATTGTTTGCTGAAGAAAAAGTGGACGGATTCTTCCTGGAATATGATGATGACCGCTCCGGTGATTTCAAACCATTAGACTATATTCCAAGTGACGGCCCACAGGTTGTGCTTGGTGTTATCACATCGAAAAGTGGCGAACTGGAGGACAAAGAATCCATTAAAAGGCGGATTAACAAAGCATCCCACTATGTGCCGCTTGAGCAATTATGCTTAAGCACGCAATGCGGATTCTCATCAACCCACCATGGGAATAAATTAACGGAAGAAGACCAATGGAATAAATTGAAATTTATTGTTGATGTGTCGAAGGAAATTTGGGGATAAAAAAAGTTTTAGAACAAGATAGAGCGTGCAGAAGTTATTGCATCAATTCGTAATGGTGAATATTGTTTAAACGTGAACCACAAAAAAATGAAGTAGAAATAGATTTTTTAAAACAATAAGAAGTTTAATCCCCTCAACACGTGTGTTGAGGGGGTAGGTACATTATCCTCAATTTACCGCCTTGGATTAAAAAAGTTCATACTTAAATCCCTAGCATATTATTTTTCTTTTAATATTGAATACTTTCGATAAGCTCTATAGAAACTGCTGCCAAAGAATACAACCATAAGCATGGGAAGAGACCTTAAAAGGACAAATGGCGTTTCAAATAAAAGTGCCTTCCAAAACAATGAACCTTTCATACTCCAAAGACCTTCAGTT
This Virgibacillus phasianinus DNA region includes the following protein-coding sequences:
- a CDS encoding GH92 family glycosyl hydrolase, giving the protein MKRLVRKNFLALFCFILLFGLIPIPAVQTASAASDSDDYFTSFEPDDPELDWENTVETDADGNKMASGIDGNIPFDGIQGDITESVVNIEVSGENPPSEVKEKLIDRDETTKWLTFDDTATIQVELRQPEAVVKYALTSGNDFPGRDPSDWELAGSNDGENWTTLDSRASQKFSERYQREIYEFENTEKYLYYRLNITKNNGDSIIQLAELAISNGIDVPEAPPSDMKSMIANGPSSTYNAKANVGWTGENTITYQGSHLPDGRAYSYNKILDVDIEVTADTALSYYIFPSFTDKDHTNYASTYASVDLAFSDGTYLHDLEAHDQHGIKLDPQSQGDSKTLYANQWNFKKADIGSVAEGKTIERILVAYDNPKGPATFKGQIDDIQIDGNPVTKTYDNYSDYVNTRRGTQSNGTFSRGNNFPAVAVPHGFNFWTPVTNAGSNWIYSYNESNNDDNLPMLQAFALSHEPSPWMGDRQTFQVMPSNAEGKPDANRENRALAFKHENEVAKAHYYGVTFENGIQTEMTSTDHAATMRFTFKDDSSNLIFDNVSNNGGITLNPENGTISGYTDQKSGLSTGATRMFIYATFDKPVVGSGKLTGEGRDNVTAYYKFDTTDDKEITMKIATSLISVAQAKKNLEQEIGADGTFDTTKKKAEKKWNDLLGIIEVEGASEDQLTTLYSNMYRLFLYPNSGFENTGTVDNPEYKHVSQLALNPCSTSTPTKTCAPIEDGKFYVNNGFWDTYRTTWPAYSLLTPEKTGEMIDGFVQQYKDGGWISRWSSPGYANLMVGTSANIAFADAYLKGVTNFDVESFYQSAVKDASVAPPNDNVGRKGMETSIFDGYTNTSTGEGMSWALDGYINDFGIAQLAKALDQEEDYQYFLSRTQNYDRMFNPNIGFFNGKKPSGEWRSSPDSFNPAEWGHDYTETNAWNMAFHAPQDGQGLANLYGGKKGLEDKLDEFFSTPEKAAYPGSYGGLIHEMREARDVRMGMYGHSNQPAHHIIYMYNYAGTPWKTQEKVREVLDRLYIGSEIGQGYAGDEDNGEMSAWYIFSALGFYPLKMGSSEYAIGAPLFKKATIHLENGKDIVINAPNNSKENKYVQSLKVNGKSYTKNYIKHEDLADGATLDFEMGPEPSEWGSDLTDLPESITPAATDGLSASASLHDFTDQAEGTATGSDKENVKQLFDNTSETQVNFDHKKPWIHYHFNKKRKVKMYTLTSSDNSDPTAQVSWVLKGSNDGENWSVLDERDNESFKWQQYTRAFEIENPESYSFYRLEVTGSQSVSLSELEFLGLEEPPAGMSAGIKRVVQRLNNEGDLKSAAVHALELHLTAVEQFEKRGKAQKVVKHMKGFKQLLKHQHKSGLLSDDAYHMLKDNADYMIKLWQ
- a CDS encoding HAMP domain-containing sensor histidine kinase; amino-acid sequence: MKKKINPMNFIKWFTEKLITSIRRSIRIQLIAAFIVCALLGFFVSRMVVPIFENINKVATIDYSWGMESINWQAQLAAETIEKENTIEAIKKFINEQNAVSGRGLNALKVLVTDKTGKVLYKTEQAQEVQINLHETIGNVMSFAINQPSYTSGEEQLSGTRKEFITFYPLTINSKNLYMFVSGIPEGTVTYQTKEGPFPFFIGIFVFIFSFYYLTKRKMKQIEAMAQGVNEIAKGNLAYRIEQQGQDEIALLTENINYMAEDLMIQMEKERQVERQKNELITNVSHDLRTPLTSILGYLRLLLDGKFENEEQRNEYVKIAFSKSEQLETLIEDLFAYTKLTDGNLILDRQDVCINKFLDQLIDEITPQAEKRGLSIVKRFPDEPLYAFVDSEQTVRLFENLLMNAINYSKDNGDIQVSLRKYQDQLEISIANQSDEFTKEELENLFERFYKKDDSRSKVTGGSGLGLAIAKSIVELHGGGIKAEYSNGVVHFIIVLPMSSEK
- a CDS encoding FIMAH domain-containing protein, translated to MKALVDRFEAEGEFTNHGAARALKVHLSAVNRFEEQGFAEKVVKHMKGFRLLLNHQKKTDLISLKAYNALKVDADQLIKKWE
- a CDS encoding ABC transporter ATP-binding protein, coding for MKKSVVQVENIQKIYGKKGENQSHALKGLSFSIQDGEFVGIMGASGSGKTTLLNVISTLDQPSNGTVEIAGLDITKMRQSELANFRSQKLGFIFQDFNLLENLTIYENIALPLSLQDIPSKKIGPRVEKVADMLGIKAILAKYPSKVSGGQKQRTAAARAIVHEPAVILADEPTGALDSKNATGLLNSMKGLNEEQDVSILMVTHDPISASYCRRILFIRDGEIYREIHRNSTREVFHKEILDVLADLGTETQGGL
- a CDS encoding FtsX-like permease family protein codes for the protein MLVKLSISGLKSKLKDYIVLLIGLVMSIAIFYMFQTLALNKAFLEANATTNSIGFIFQTGSVLLAIITFFYMFYANSFLLSLRRKEFGMYMTLGAKKHKVIRLMFLETIIIGATSLLIGILAGTGLAQVIGKLLMKQLDFTAEGYQALYVPSISVTCIFFCLLFILTAMMNSLTLLRTSILDLVHGDTHADSIIIEGKMTGIVALLSLILLGIGYLSMFYFDKLKEAGIVIAMLTTTAGTYLFFEAFFPLFVKRLKANKTRNEKGLNAFTFSQLNFRINSLTKVLATVAMLIALGSGAISGGLAYKNNVMKSTDSFEIYDTTINNPTTEEMEILDGIPFKEKSEYRYKVDDTFVYYVKEDLEKNPPLIHAGNGDKPRRVRGDLPVNAISDYGRQEINQNTKSIPEEWETALINMHSIYLDDLNKPMKIINLKMYHELKGKTGTIFIGKTDDFVAHTTEWKKLDELESEKYKDGKADDILSKYKIYKNFYADASGTVFMGLFLGIAFLAMMASSLMFKILSGATTDINRYEMLRKIGVSRELLTKSIYKELFIVFLAPAIIGMLHVLIGMNMFGYVLIDPYYRIWLPIVIFLFVYTAYYLITVHLYKRIVFPKKV
- a CDS encoding YxeA family protein produces the protein MKKKLKRILIGILVGLVLVIGALSLIGEDIRDRFNPFIQEKDVYALINKEGETDPDFEHRYMFRLDGVDESGEVEEIKVTASVKDFPENTYLKVHVKGTYVYEYEKVTEENVPEKAIKELKRNK